A section of the Tenrec ecaudatus isolate mTenEca1 chromosome 10, mTenEca1.hap1, whole genome shotgun sequence genome encodes:
- the LOC142457914 gene encoding olfactory receptor 13C3-like: MDKFNQTFVIEFILLGLSQYPKLEIIYFLLILVMYLVILMGNGVLILASIFDSRLHTPMYFFLGNLSFLDICYTSSSVPSTLMSLISKKRNISFSGCAVQMFLGFAMGSTECLLLGVMAFDRYVAICNPLRYPLIMSKLAYVLMASLSWLSGGVNSIVQTTLAMRLPFCGKNIINHFTCEILAVLKLACADISLNIITMVISNMAFLVLPLAIIFFSYMFILYTILRMNSAAGRRKAFSTCSAHLTVVIIFYGTIFFMYAKPKSQDLPAEEKLQALDKLISLFYGVVTPMLNPIIYSLRNKDVKVAVKNL, encoded by the exons ATGGACAAGTTTAACCAGACATTTGTAATAGAGTTTATTCTTTTGGGTCTTTCTCAGTACCCCAAACTTGAGATCATTTACTTTCTTCTAATTCTAGTGATGTATCTAGTGATTCTAATGGGCAATGGGGTTCTCATCCTAGCAAGCATTTTTGATTCGCGTCTtcacacccccatgtacttcttcctgggCAACCTCTCTTTCCTGGATATTTGCTACACTTCCTCCTCGGTTCCCTCGACACTGATGAGTTTAATCTCAAAGAAAAGAAACATCTCCTTCTCTGGGTGTGCTGTGCAGATGTTCCTAGGATTTGCAATGGGTTCCACAGAGTGTTTGCTCCTGGGCGTGATGGCTTTTgatcgctatgtggccatctgtaaCCCACTGAGGTACCCTCTCATCATGAGTAAGTTGGCGTATGTGCTGATGGCTTCTTTATCGTGGCTCTCTGGTGGAGTCAACTCCATTGTGCAAACTACACTTGCCATGCGACTGCCTTTCTGtgggaaaaatatcattaatcaCTTCACATGTGAAATATTAGCTGTTCTTAAGCTTGCATGTGCTGACATATCCCTTAATATTATCACCATGGTGATATCCAATATGGCCTTCTTGGTTCTTCCTCTGGCGATTATCTTCTTCTCCTACATGTTCATTCTTTACACCATCTTGAGAATGAACTCAGCCGCAGGAAGACGCAAAGCCTTTTCCACCTGCTCAGCCCATCTGACGGTGGTGATCATCTTTTATGGAACCATCTTTTTCATGTACGCAAAACCCAAGTCCCAAGACTTGCCAGCAGAAGAAAAGTTGCAAGCATTAGACAAGCTCATTTCCCTGTTCTATGGGGTAGTGACCCCCATGCTCAATCCCATTATCTATAGTTTAAGGAACAAGGATGTCAAGGTTGCTGTGAA AAATCTATGA